The Flavobacterium psychrophilum genome includes a region encoding these proteins:
- a CDS encoding glutamyl-tRNA amidotransferase yields the protein MSLQTDIMEGIKTAMKAKDTVTLESLRAVKSALLLAQTENGAAAELSQEDEIKLLQRLVKQRKDSANIYLEQGRQDLADPELEQAAVIEKFLPAQLTEEEVEAVVKKIIADNGFAGMTDMGKVMGIASKELAGSADGKTISTVVKKSLS from the coding sequence ATGAGTTTACAAACCGATATCATGGAAGGCATCAAAACTGCCATGAAAGCTAAAGATACTGTTACACTTGAATCATTAAGAGCTGTCAAGTCGGCTTTATTGCTTGCGCAGACAGAGAATGGTGCAGCAGCAGAACTTTCTCAGGAAGACGAGATAAAACTACTTCAAAGGCTAGTAAAACAGCGTAAAGACAGCGCAAATATATATCTAGAGCAAGGTCGTCAGGATCTTGCAGATCCGGAACTTGAGCAGGCAGCAGTTATTGAAAAATTTCTTCCGGCACAGTTAACTGAAGAAGAAGTAGAAGCTGTAGTAAAGAAAATTATTGCTGACAATGGTTTTGCAGGAATGACAGACATGGGCAAAGTAATGGGTATTGCTTCTAAAGAGCTTGCCGGTAGTGCCGATGGTAAAACTATTTCGACAGTAGTGAAAAAATCATTATCATAA
- a CDS encoding cell division protein FtsZ, with protein sequence MMSNSEFGSISFDLPKNQSNVIKVIGVGGGGSNAINHMFKQGIKGVDFIVCNTDSQALQNSPVPNKIQLGIGLTEGLGAGANPEVGQQSALESIDDIEKMLDTNTKMIFITAGMGGGTGTGAAPVIAQLAKERDILTVGIVTIPFQFEGKVRSEQALSGVERLRKQVDSLIVINNNKLREVYGNLGFKAGFSKADEVLATASRGIAEVITHHYTQNIDLKDAKTVLSNSGTAIMGSAIASGDNRAKEAIVEALDSPLLNDNKITGAKNVLLLVVSGTNEITIDEIGEINDHIQSEAGHNANIIMGVGEDESLGDAVAVTIIATGFNIEQQNEIVNTEPKKIIHALEEGQKLVHNLTHNPMVAFDLSAPAEQPKAETKPEPVVEEKIVFSLEEEVEEKKPIAEVVEAELPSSEYINNLDVFFEIVAPEPVRVQAPAPVVAAPVAAATAYTEIRDVREIEVFEPEFVVAAKKEEEQFMFSFDLSTDNVRKEEKMFFSLSDETRDIKVVEPVQVIPVTEVNESGIVRYSLEEYLEKENELLQSKPAAKVEEPIAPELNLTMKTAPQPETPKFTPANEEVSPMEMTIEETLRLRAEERRRKMKEFNHKFHNSSSRVDEFEREPAYKRMGIDLNDSRVDNSKSRLSLGTDSNDDLQLRSNNSFLHDNVD encoded by the coding sequence ATGATGAGCAACTCAGAATTTGGAAGCATTTCGTTTGATTTACCCAAAAATCAGTCAAACGTGATCAAGGTAATTGGTGTTGGTGGAGGCGGTAGCAACGCGATAAACCACATGTTTAAGCAGGGAATCAAAGGTGTTGATTTTATTGTGTGCAATACAGATTCACAGGCTTTGCAAAATAGCCCTGTGCCAAACAAAATACAGCTGGGTATCGGACTTACCGAAGGCCTTGGTGCAGGAGCAAACCCTGAAGTAGGACAACAGTCTGCTTTAGAGAGTATAGATGATATTGAGAAAATGCTGGATACCAATACCAAGATGATTTTCATCACGGCAGGTATGGGCGGTGGTACCGGTACCGGTGCGGCTCCTGTAATTGCACAGCTTGCCAAAGAAAGAGATATTCTTACGGTAGGTATTGTTACCATTCCTTTCCAGTTTGAAGGTAAGGTACGTTCTGAGCAGGCACTATCGGGTGTGGAAAGGCTTAGAAAACAAGTTGACTCTTTAATCGTTATCAACAATAATAAACTACGTGAAGTGTATGGTAACCTTGGCTTTAAAGCAGGGTTCTCTAAAGCGGATGAAGTGTTAGCAACTGCCTCAAGGGGTATTGCTGAAGTTATTACGCACCACTACACACAAAATATTGACCTTAAGGATGCCAAAACGGTACTATCTAACAGTGGTACTGCAATAATGGGATCGGCTATTGCGTCGGGCGATAACCGTGCTAAAGAAGCTATTGTTGAAGCTTTGGATTCTCCACTATTAAACGACAACAAGATTACAGGCGCTAAAAACGTATTGTTACTTGTTGTTTCGGGAACCAACGAGATCACTATTGATGAAATTGGTGAGATCAATGATCACATCCAGTCTGAAGCAGGTCATAATGCTAATATCATTATGGGTGTTGGTGAAGATGAGTCTCTTGGAGATGCAGTTGCTGTAACTATTATCGCTACGGGCTTTAATATAGAGCAGCAAAACGAAATTGTAAATACAGAGCCTAAAAAAATAATACATGCGCTTGAGGAAGGACAAAAACTTGTTCATAACCTTACGCACAACCCTATGGTTGCCTTTGATCTTTCTGCTCCTGCAGAACAGCCAAAAGCAGAAACCAAGCCTGAACCTGTTGTTGAAGAAAAGATCGTTTTTTCGCTTGAGGAGGAGGTAGAGGAAAAAAAGCCGATAGCTGAAGTGGTAGAAGCTGAGCTTCCTTCTTCAGAATACATCAATAACCTTGACGTGTTTTTTGAGATAGTAGCGCCGGAACCTGTTCGTGTGCAAGCACCGGCACCTGTTGTCGCAGCACCGGTAGCAGCAGCTACTGCGTATACTGAAATTAGAGACGTAAGGGAAATTGAGGTTTTTGAACCTGAGTTCGTTGTAGCAGCGAAAAAAGAAGAAGAACAATTTATGTTCTCTTTTGACCTGTCTACAGATAATGTGCGTAAAGAAGAGAAAATGTTCTTTAGCCTTAGCGACGAAACACGCGATATTAAAGTAGTTGAGCCTGTACAGGTAATACCGGTTACAGAGGTTAACGAATCTGGTATAGTGAGATATTCTCTTGAAGAGTATCTTGAAAAAGAGAATGAATTATTACAGTCTAAGCCCGCTGCAAAGGTTGAAGAGCCAATTGCACCTGAGCTTAACCTTACAATGAAAACTGCTCCTCAGCCGGAGACACCTAAGTTTACTCCTGCTAACGAGGAAGTTTCACCAATGGAAATGACAATCGAGGAAACACTTCGTTTAAGGGCTGAAGAAAGAAGAAGAAAGATGAAGGAGTTTAATCATAAATTCCACAACAGTTCTTCAAGGGTAGATGAATTTGAAAGAGAACCTGCTTACAAAAGAATGGGTATCGACCTTAACGATTCCCGTGTAGACAATAGCAAATCGCGCTTGTCTTTAGGAACAGATAGCAACGACGACTTACAGTTGCGTTCTAACAACTCGTTCCTGCATGACAATGTAGATTAA
- a CDS encoding cell division protein FtsA, with amino-acid sequence MEKDSIAVGLDIGTTKIVAMIGRKNEYGKLEILGVGKSKSLGVARGVVNNITQTIQSIQQAIVEAETDSGYKINDVVVGIAGQHIRSIQHSDYISRNNPEEVIGDADIDLLINQVHKLAMLPGEEIIHVLPQEFKIDGQNEIKEPIGMYGGRLESSFHVVVGQASSIRNVGRCIKSSGLDLSGLTLEPLASADAVLSQEEKEAGVALIDIGGGTTDLAIFKDGIIRHTAVIPFGGNVITDDIKEGCSIIEKQAELLKVKFGSAWPGENKDNEIVSIPGLRGREPKEISLKNLSKIIHARVVEIIEQLFAEIKAYGHEDPRKKLIAGIVLTGGGAQLKHIKQLVEYITGMDTRIGYPNEHLAGNSDEEISSPLYATAVGLVMNSLRNNTQSATPLVELQKPVEQPVYRQPVVQAVVIPEPVAEVHEEELETVAVQQQVRKVEESTEKRVKRSFFDKYIDKIKDFLDNAE; translated from the coding sequence ATGGAAAAAGACAGCATTGCAGTAGGTTTAGATATCGGGACAACGAAGATTGTCGCGATGATAGGCAGGAAAAATGAGTATGGAAAACTGGAGATACTAGGTGTTGGAAAATCCAAAAGCCTTGGTGTGGCCAGAGGTGTTGTTAATAACATTACACAGACGATACAGTCTATTCAGCAAGCTATAGTAGAAGCTGAAACGGATAGCGGATATAAAATAAACGATGTGGTGGTAGGTATTGCCGGCCAGCATATACGCAGTATTCAGCACAGTGACTATATCAGCAGGAATAATCCTGAAGAAGTGATAGGTGATGCGGATATTGATTTGCTTATTAACCAGGTGCACAAACTGGCAATGCTTCCGGGGGAAGAGATCATCCACGTATTGCCGCAGGAATTTAAAATTGACGGTCAGAACGAAATAAAAGAACCTATCGGTATGTATGGTGGCAGGCTGGAAAGCAGTTTCCATGTTGTTGTAGGTCAGGCATCATCCATCCGTAATGTAGGGCGATGCATAAAAAGTTCGGGCCTTGATCTTTCAGGTTTAACCTTAGAGCCTCTGGCTTCTGCAGATGCAGTATTAAGCCAGGAAGAAAAAGAAGCAGGTGTAGCACTTATCGATATAGGTGGTGGTACAACAGACCTTGCAATCTTTAAAGATGGTATCATTCGCCATACGGCAGTTATACCTTTTGGAGGTAATGTTATTACAGACGACATCAAAGAAGGATGTTCTATTATAGAAAAACAGGCAGAATTGCTTAAGGTGAAATTCGGATCTGCATGGCCGGGTGAAAATAAAGACAACGAGATTGTTTCTATTCCCGGATTACGCGGACGCGAGCCCAAAGAAATTTCGCTTAAAAACCTGTCTAAAATTATCCATGCCCGCGTGGTAGAGATTATCGAGCAGTTGTTTGCAGAGATCAAGGCTTACGGGCACGAAGATCCACGCAAGAAACTTATAGCCGGCATTGTATTAACAGGCGGCGGTGCTCAGTTAAAGCACATCAAACAACTGGTAGAATACATTACAGGTATGGACACCAGGATAGGCTACCCTAACGAGCACCTGGCAGGCAACTCTGACGAAGAGATATCAAGCCCGTTATATGCAACAGCAGTAGGACTTGTAATGAATAGCCTTCGCAACAACACCCAAAGCGCAACACCGCTGGTAGAATTGCAAAAACCGGTAGAACAGCCTGTATACAGGCAACCGGTAGTACAGGCAGTAGTTATTCCCGAACCTGTAGCAGAAGTGCACGAAGAGGAGCTGGAGACAGTAGCGGTACAACAACAGGTACGGAAAGTAGAAGAGTCTACAGAGAAAAGAGTAAAGAGGTCATTTTTTGACAAATACATTGACAAGATTAAAGATTTTTTAGATAACGCAGAATAA